The following proteins come from a genomic window of Portunus trituberculatus isolate SZX2019 chromosome 35, ASM1759143v1, whole genome shotgun sequence:
- the LOC123512949 gene encoding neogenin-like isoform X7: protein MSGRRRGGGEWLVVTCVTLAVCLGAGAAADKGKFVFCAPAASHSCPDGKWSGLSFSVQPVDTVVRRRGPAWLHCKARGQPEPTLTWHRDNSPIDTTSDSRRYVLPNGTLHFTWVNGPRSEQTDEGIYHCQASSPGVGTIVSTGARLSIVGGWEEDALPKFDEQPQDMTVFEGERARFPCALASTPLPTIKWFRNSHPLELDSRMTRLPSGALEIENVATTDEGEYYCQASSLDKSKVSQQATLNVEEAYALRDTQRPMFIARPKSAIGKVGDNITLDCAANGYPEPTVVWLKDGATIDMAHLDTRFLFFGTTRSLQIIGLKQEDKGTYMCRAENREDSVDAVAHIQVQVAPRFVKQPVSTLAYEKEDVELECNVYGEPEPSVYWLKNGELLVETEYFQIVGGNNLKILGLVREDSGMYQCVAHNSAGATQAAAQLRVLKSRRSMPSDPTATTTISTIIQGIPERGSYLPKGRDSDEVHPQAPSAPRLLQAIIASNRFITLAWHEPEFNNDHIVGYSVFYRQEDSLRERVQNVSASSSSEGLDEYKTQISDLIPGSNYMVRVVAHTSNGLVGASTEDVRVFTKPDLDLPSAPENLQVVPTSPTSLEVTWSPPRIARTPIIGYTMFYMQVGSAEEHEVEVTGTSYDLQGLDQFTEYSVWLTAVNGNGRGDATPEVTARTFSDVPSKEPQNVTVEAASSESLIIRWEPPPTEHQNGIITGYKIRYKERGKSGSSKTRTTDGNRRLFPLTELKKSTPYSIKLAALTVNGTGPYTQSKLAETFANDLDENRVPDKPVSLKAVALTDHIRVRWQPPAQHNVMLRGYTIGWGRGVPDIYSKIVDSKQRSYIIDKLEPNTEYVISLRAFNSVGDGQPVYEQVRTRPEEEEIAPTLETPVGVKAVVLTPFTVALQWTDTTLNRNQYISDTRYYTVRYTTFSSASSSSPRFRYINATDVTCLIDNLKPSTVYEFAVKTIKGKRESPWSLVASNTTLVARPSSPPRDVTVVTIPDEPSTVIFNWQPPKQNNGKITGYVIFYTTDPTGSDWVMENVMGDRMTFTVRGLTPSTQYFYKMHARNVKGFGPYSSVGNFTTLPAAGKSIGEPPGWFVDKGSLIVLVIAGVAGAVTLLGVFVALTLYCRRVKTEPRPSIVVGSCSKSNKPDVQPPDLWIHHDHLELKNFDKGERSNSPNHAAIINHTGDQLSEDETDKLLNRRSFKPKPLIMSMDISKDLVGGSTSSSVYSDGTLGRPGYSMPQFSSAGSQGYNSPAENPYSPNPTSSGLAGTMGPGGTPLEGLSLPPQPSQTLLGSLGGPSGSSQYSTINGEGSNTLGKRSGNPLRSFSVPAPPQSAPTTPQPKHIVAVRPQGITSPFKKSLVPGSSGLSSSAGPAGPSGRWTGPSMRVDSLPEHEEANEALLHGYSTEELSQEMANLEGLMKDLSAITANQFNC, encoded by the exons aTGGAAAGTGGAGTGGCCTGTCATTTTCCGTGCAGCCTGTGGACACTGTGGTGCGGCGGCGGGGCCCAGCATGGCTGCACTGCAAGGCACGGGGTCAGCCTGAGCCGACCCTCACCTGGCACCGCGACAACTCCCCTATTGACACCACAAGTGACTCCCGCAG GTATGTGCTGCCTAATGGGACGCTGCACTTCACGTGGGTGAACGGGCCTAGGTCAGAACAAACTGATGAGGGAATCTACCACTGCCAAGCCTCTTCCCCTGGTGTGGGCACTATTGTGTCCACTGGTGCCAGGTTAAGCATTGTGG GCGGCTGGGAAGAGGATG CTCTGCCAAAATTTGATGAGCAGCCTCAGGACATGACGGTGTTTGAGGGAGAGCGTGCTAGATTTCCATGTGCCCTGGCCAGCACCCCGTTACCCACCATCAAATGGTTCAGAAACAGTCATCCATTAGAGCTTGATTCACGGATGACTCGCCTTCCAtctg GTGCCTTAGAAATAGAGAATGTAGCCACAACAGATGAAGGTGAATACTACTGCCAGGCCAGTAGTCTCGACAAAAGCAAAGTGTCACAGCAAGCTACACTCAATGTGGAGGAAGCCTACGCTCTCCGAGACACTCAGCGACCCATGTTTATTGCTCGGCCAAAGTCTGCTATTGGCAAAGTTGGAGACAACATCACTCTTGACTGTGCTGCCAATGGATACCCAGAGCCAACCGTAGTGTGGCTTAAGGACGGAGCAACGATTGACATGGC GCACTTGGACACACGTTTCCTGTTTTTTGGCACCACGAGAAGCTTGCAGATAATTGGACTCAAGCAGGAGGATAAAGGGACATACATGTGTCGGGCAGAGAACAGAGAAGATTCTGTGGATGCTGTGGCTCACATACAAGTTCAAG TTGCTCCAAGATTTGTGAAGCAGCCTGTCAGCACGCTGGCATACGAAAAAGAAGATGTAGAATTGGAGTGTAACGTGTATGGTGAGCCAGAGCCGTCCGTCTACTGGCTGAAGAACGGTGAATTGCTGGTTGAGACTGAATATTTTCAG ATTGTTGGTGGCAACAACTTGAAGATCCTGGGACTGGTGCGGGAGGACTCTGGGATGTACCAGTGTGTGGCACATAATTCAGCAGGGGCCACTCAAGCTGCCGCTCAACTGCGAGTTCTCAAGTCAA GAAGGAGCATGCCCTCAGaccccacagccaccaccaccatcagcacaatCATTCAAG GCATTCCTGAGCGAGGCTCCTACCTTCCCAAAGGTCGAGACTCGGATGAGGTCCACCCTCAGGCTCCCTCTGCACCAAGACTCCTTCAGGCCATCATTGCCAGTAACAGGTTCATCACACTAGCCTGGCATGAACCTGAATTCAATAATGACCATATTGTTGGCTACTCAGTTTTCTACAGGCAGGAAGACTCTCTCAG GGAACGAGTCCAAAATGTGAGTGCCAGCTCCTCCAGTGAAGGGCTTGATGAGTACAAAACTCAGATCAGTGACCTCATCCCTGGGAGCAACTACATGGTGCGAGTGGTGGCCCACACCTCCAACGGACTGGTCGGAGCCTCCACTGAGGACGTGCGGGTTTTCACCAAGCCTGACCTCGATCTTCCCTCAGCCCCAGAAAATCTTCAAGTAGTTCCTACCTCTCCAACAAGTTTGGAAGTCACTTGGTCACCTCCAAGAATAGCAAGAACACCTATCATTGGTTATACTATGTTTTATATGCAG gtTGGATCAGCAGAAGAACATGAAGTGGAAGTCACTGGCACATCTTATGACCTTCAAGGTCTTGACCAGTTTACTGAATACAGTGTGTGGTTGACAGCTGTCAATGGCAATGGTAGAGGGGATGCCACACCAGAAGTCACTGCCAGAACCTTCTCAGACGTGCCCTCAAAAGAGCCACAGAATGTCACTGTTGAGGCAGCCAGCTCGGAG aGTCTCATCATCAGATGGGAACCTCCACCAACTGAACACCAGAATGGGATCATCACTGGTTACAAGATCCGTTACAAGGAGCGAGGCAAATCAGGATCCTCCAAAACAAGAACCACAGATGGTAACAGAAGACTCTTTCCACTTACAGAACTTAAGAAAAGCACCCCCTATTCCATTAAG CTTGCTGCCCTCACTGTGAACGGCACAGGTCCATACACACAGTCCAAGCTGGCAGAGACATTTGCTAATGACCTAGATGAAAACCGAGTTCCAGACAAACCTGTCAGTTTGAAAG CCGTAGCACTGACAGACCACATCCGTGTGCGATGGCAGCCCCCGGCACAGCACAATGTGATGCTGCGTGGCTACACTATTGGCTGGGGCCGGGGAGTGCCAGACATATATTCCAAAATTGTGGACAGCAAGCAACGCAGTTACATAATCGATAAACTAG AACCGAACACAGAGTATGTGATCAGCCTGCGGGCCTTCAATAGTGTGGGAGATGGCCAGCCAGTATATGAACAAGTGCGCACTcggcctgaggaggaggaaatagctCCAACCCTTGAGACTCCAGTgggtgtgaaggcagtggtgCTGACGCCCTTCACGGTGGCGCTGCAGTGGACGGACACCACGCTGAACAGAAATCAA TACATCAGTGATACAAGATACTACACCGTGCGCTACACCACCTTCTCCTCGGCATCATCCTCCAGCCCACGTTTCCGCTATATCAATGCAACAGATGTGACCTGTCTCATTGACAACCTCAAGCCATCAACAGTATATGAATTTGCTGTGAAAACAATTAAA GGTAAGCGTGAGTCTCCATGGAGTCTGGTTGCCTCCAACACAACGCTGGTGGCCCGTCCATCATCTCCACCTCGAGATGTAACAGTCGTCACCATTCCTGATGAACCCTCCACTGTCATCTTCAACTGGCAGCCTCCAAagcaaaataatggaaaaatcaCAG GTTATGTGATATTCTACACCACTGACCCGACGGGAAGCGATTGGGTGATGGAGAACGTGATGGGAGACAGAATGACCTTCACAGTCCGTGGGTTGACACCTTCAACTCAATACTTTTACAAAATGCATGCTCGCAATGTGAAAGGCTTTGGGCCATACTCATCTGTAGGAAATTTCACAACACTTCCAG CTGCTGGGAAGAGTATTGGTGAACCTCCAGGCTGGTTTGTGGACAAAGGCAGCTTGATTGTACTGGTCATTGCTGGTGTCGCTGGAGCAGTTACATTGCTGGGGGTTTTCGTGGCCCTCACACTGTACTGCAGGAGAGTCAAAACTGAACCTAGACCAAGCATTGT tGTTGGTAGTTGTAGCAAAAGCAACAAGCCTGATGTTCAGCCTCCAGATCTCTGGATTCATCACGACCATTTAGAGCTGAAAAATTTTGACAAGGGGGAACGAAGTAACTCACCAAATCATGCAGCCATTATCAACCACACAG GTGATCAGCTGAGTGAAGATGAAACGGATAAATTGTTGAACCGTCGCTCATTCAAACCCAAACCTCTCATTATGTCTATGGATATTTCCAAAGACC TGGTGGGTGGCAGCACGTCCAGCAGTGTGTACAGTGACGGCACACTAGGCCGCCCGGGATACTCAATGCCACAGTTTTCTTCAGCCGGCAGTCAGGGATACAACTCACCAGCAGAAAACCCCTACAGTCCCAATCCTACCAG CAGTGGACTGGCTGGTACAATGGGACCTGGTGGCACTCCTCTAGAGGGTTTGTCTCTACCTCCCCAACCCTCACAGACTCTCCTAGGCAGTCTAGGGGGACCTTCAGGCTCATCACAATACAG CACAATAAATGGTGAGGGGAGCAACACTCTTGGGAAGCGGTCTGGCAATCCTCTTCGGAGCTTTAGTGTTCCAGCGCCTCCCCAATCAGCTCCCACAACACCTCAGCCTAAACACATTG TTGCTGTGCGACCTCAGGGCATCACAAGCCCCTTCAAGAAATCCTTAGTTCCAGGATCTTCTGGGCTGAGCAGCAGTGCTGGTCCTGCAGGACCCTCAGGACGCTGGACAGGTCCCTCAATGCGGGTGGACTCTTTGCCTGAACATGAA GAAGCCAATGAAGCCCTCCTTCATGGCTATTCAACAGAAGAATTGTCTCAGGAAATGGCCAACCTTGAGGGGCTCATGAAGGACCTCTCCGCCATCACTGCCAACCAGTTCAATTGCTAA
- the LOC123512949 gene encoding neogenin-like isoform X8 has translation MSGRRRGGGEWLVVTCVTLAVCLGAGAAADKGKFVFCAPAASHSCPDGKWSGLSFSVQPVDTVVRRRGPAWLHCKARGQPEPTLTWHRDNSPIDTTSDSRRYVLPNGTLHFTWVNGPRSEQTDEGIYHCQASSPGVGTIVSTGARLSIVGGWEEDALPKFDEQPQDMTVFEGERARFPCALASTPLPTIKWFRNSHPLELDSRMTRLPSGALEIENVATTDEGEYYCQASSLDKSKVSQQATLNVEEAYALRDTQRPMFIARPKSAIGKVGDNITLDCAANGYPEPTVVWLKDGATIDMAHLDTRFLFFGTTRSLQIIGLKQEDKGTYMCRAENREDSVDAVAHIQVQVAPRFVKQPVSTLAYEKEDVELECNVYGEPEPSVYWLKNGELLVETEYFQIVGGNNLKILGLVREDSGMYQCVAHNSAGATQAAAQLRVLKSRRSMPSDPTATTTISTIIQGIPERGSYLPKGRDSDEVHPQAPSAPRLLQAIIASNRFITLAWHEPEFNNDHIVGYSVFYRQEDSLRERVQNVSASSSSEGLDEYKTQISDLIPGSNYMVRVVAHTSNGLVGASTEDVRVFTKPDLDLPSAPENLQVVPTSPTSLEVTWSPPRIARTPIIGYTMFYMQVGSAEEHEVEVTGTSYDLQGLDQFTEYSVWLTAVNGNGRGDATPEVTARTFSDVPSKEPQNVTVEAASSESLIIRWEPPPTEHQNGIITGYKIRYKERGKSGSSKTRTTDGNRRLFPLTELKKSTPYSIKLAALTVNGTGPYTQSKLAETFANDLDENRVPDKPVSLKAVALTDHIRVRWQPPAQHNVMLRGYTIGWGRGVPDIYSKIVDSKQRSYIIDKLEPNTEYVISLRAFNSVGDGQPVYEQVRTRPEEEEIAPTLETPVGVKAVVLTPFTVALQWTDTTLNRNQYISDTRYYTVRYTTFSSASSSSPRFRYINATDVTCLIDNLKPSTVYEFAVKTIKGKRESPWSLVASNTTLVARPSSPPRDVTVVTIPDEPSTVIFNWQPPKQNNGKITGYVIFYTTDPTGSDWVMENVMGDRMTFTVRGLTPSTQYFYKMHARNVKGFGPYSSVGNFTTLPAAGKSIGEPPGWFVDKGSLIVLVIAGVAGAVTLLGVFVALTLYCRRVKTEPRPSIVVGSCSKSNKPDVQPPDLWIHHDHLELKNFDKGERSNSPNHAAIINHTGPEYEPDDKNTTYTSTSTLDRRTPYQSTYLLVGGSTSSSVYSDGTLGRPGYSMPQFSSAGSQGYNSPAENPYSPNPTSSGLAGTMGPGGTPLEGLSLPPQPSQTLLGSLGGPSGSSQYSTINGEGSNTLGKRSGNPLRSFSVPAPPQSAPTTPQPKHIVAVRPQGITSPFKKSLVPGSSGLSSSAGPAGPSGRWTGPSMRVDSLPEHEEANEALLHGYSTEELSQEMANLEGLMKDLSAITANQFNC, from the exons aTGGAAAGTGGAGTGGCCTGTCATTTTCCGTGCAGCCTGTGGACACTGTGGTGCGGCGGCGGGGCCCAGCATGGCTGCACTGCAAGGCACGGGGTCAGCCTGAGCCGACCCTCACCTGGCACCGCGACAACTCCCCTATTGACACCACAAGTGACTCCCGCAG GTATGTGCTGCCTAATGGGACGCTGCACTTCACGTGGGTGAACGGGCCTAGGTCAGAACAAACTGATGAGGGAATCTACCACTGCCAAGCCTCTTCCCCTGGTGTGGGCACTATTGTGTCCACTGGTGCCAGGTTAAGCATTGTGG GCGGCTGGGAAGAGGATG CTCTGCCAAAATTTGATGAGCAGCCTCAGGACATGACGGTGTTTGAGGGAGAGCGTGCTAGATTTCCATGTGCCCTGGCCAGCACCCCGTTACCCACCATCAAATGGTTCAGAAACAGTCATCCATTAGAGCTTGATTCACGGATGACTCGCCTTCCAtctg GTGCCTTAGAAATAGAGAATGTAGCCACAACAGATGAAGGTGAATACTACTGCCAGGCCAGTAGTCTCGACAAAAGCAAAGTGTCACAGCAAGCTACACTCAATGTGGAGGAAGCCTACGCTCTCCGAGACACTCAGCGACCCATGTTTATTGCTCGGCCAAAGTCTGCTATTGGCAAAGTTGGAGACAACATCACTCTTGACTGTGCTGCCAATGGATACCCAGAGCCAACCGTAGTGTGGCTTAAGGACGGAGCAACGATTGACATGGC GCACTTGGACACACGTTTCCTGTTTTTTGGCACCACGAGAAGCTTGCAGATAATTGGACTCAAGCAGGAGGATAAAGGGACATACATGTGTCGGGCAGAGAACAGAGAAGATTCTGTGGATGCTGTGGCTCACATACAAGTTCAAG TTGCTCCAAGATTTGTGAAGCAGCCTGTCAGCACGCTGGCATACGAAAAAGAAGATGTAGAATTGGAGTGTAACGTGTATGGTGAGCCAGAGCCGTCCGTCTACTGGCTGAAGAACGGTGAATTGCTGGTTGAGACTGAATATTTTCAG ATTGTTGGTGGCAACAACTTGAAGATCCTGGGACTGGTGCGGGAGGACTCTGGGATGTACCAGTGTGTGGCACATAATTCAGCAGGGGCCACTCAAGCTGCCGCTCAACTGCGAGTTCTCAAGTCAA GAAGGAGCATGCCCTCAGaccccacagccaccaccaccatcagcacaatCATTCAAG GCATTCCTGAGCGAGGCTCCTACCTTCCCAAAGGTCGAGACTCGGATGAGGTCCACCCTCAGGCTCCCTCTGCACCAAGACTCCTTCAGGCCATCATTGCCAGTAACAGGTTCATCACACTAGCCTGGCATGAACCTGAATTCAATAATGACCATATTGTTGGCTACTCAGTTTTCTACAGGCAGGAAGACTCTCTCAG GGAACGAGTCCAAAATGTGAGTGCCAGCTCCTCCAGTGAAGGGCTTGATGAGTACAAAACTCAGATCAGTGACCTCATCCCTGGGAGCAACTACATGGTGCGAGTGGTGGCCCACACCTCCAACGGACTGGTCGGAGCCTCCACTGAGGACGTGCGGGTTTTCACCAAGCCTGACCTCGATCTTCCCTCAGCCCCAGAAAATCTTCAAGTAGTTCCTACCTCTCCAACAAGTTTGGAAGTCACTTGGTCACCTCCAAGAATAGCAAGAACACCTATCATTGGTTATACTATGTTTTATATGCAG gtTGGATCAGCAGAAGAACATGAAGTGGAAGTCACTGGCACATCTTATGACCTTCAAGGTCTTGACCAGTTTACTGAATACAGTGTGTGGTTGACAGCTGTCAATGGCAATGGTAGAGGGGATGCCACACCAGAAGTCACTGCCAGAACCTTCTCAGACGTGCCCTCAAAAGAGCCACAGAATGTCACTGTTGAGGCAGCCAGCTCGGAG aGTCTCATCATCAGATGGGAACCTCCACCAACTGAACACCAGAATGGGATCATCACTGGTTACAAGATCCGTTACAAGGAGCGAGGCAAATCAGGATCCTCCAAAACAAGAACCACAGATGGTAACAGAAGACTCTTTCCACTTACAGAACTTAAGAAAAGCACCCCCTATTCCATTAAG CTTGCTGCCCTCACTGTGAACGGCACAGGTCCATACACACAGTCCAAGCTGGCAGAGACATTTGCTAATGACCTAGATGAAAACCGAGTTCCAGACAAACCTGTCAGTTTGAAAG CCGTAGCACTGACAGACCACATCCGTGTGCGATGGCAGCCCCCGGCACAGCACAATGTGATGCTGCGTGGCTACACTATTGGCTGGGGCCGGGGAGTGCCAGACATATATTCCAAAATTGTGGACAGCAAGCAACGCAGTTACATAATCGATAAACTAG AACCGAACACAGAGTATGTGATCAGCCTGCGGGCCTTCAATAGTGTGGGAGATGGCCAGCCAGTATATGAACAAGTGCGCACTcggcctgaggaggaggaaatagctCCAACCCTTGAGACTCCAGTgggtgtgaaggcagtggtgCTGACGCCCTTCACGGTGGCGCTGCAGTGGACGGACACCACGCTGAACAGAAATCAA TACATCAGTGATACAAGATACTACACCGTGCGCTACACCACCTTCTCCTCGGCATCATCCTCCAGCCCACGTTTCCGCTATATCAATGCAACAGATGTGACCTGTCTCATTGACAACCTCAAGCCATCAACAGTATATGAATTTGCTGTGAAAACAATTAAA GGTAAGCGTGAGTCTCCATGGAGTCTGGTTGCCTCCAACACAACGCTGGTGGCCCGTCCATCATCTCCACCTCGAGATGTAACAGTCGTCACCATTCCTGATGAACCCTCCACTGTCATCTTCAACTGGCAGCCTCCAAagcaaaataatggaaaaatcaCAG GTTATGTGATATTCTACACCACTGACCCGACGGGAAGCGATTGGGTGATGGAGAACGTGATGGGAGACAGAATGACCTTCACAGTCCGTGGGTTGACACCTTCAACTCAATACTTTTACAAAATGCATGCTCGCAATGTGAAAGGCTTTGGGCCATACTCATCTGTAGGAAATTTCACAACACTTCCAG CTGCTGGGAAGAGTATTGGTGAACCTCCAGGCTGGTTTGTGGACAAAGGCAGCTTGATTGTACTGGTCATTGCTGGTGTCGCTGGAGCAGTTACATTGCTGGGGGTTTTCGTGGCCCTCACACTGTACTGCAGGAGAGTCAAAACTGAACCTAGACCAAGCATTGT tGTTGGTAGTTGTAGCAAAAGCAACAAGCCTGATGTTCAGCCTCCAGATCTCTGGATTCATCACGACCATTTAGAGCTGAAAAATTTTGACAAGGGGGAACGAAGTAACTCACCAAATCATGCAGCCATTATCAACCACACAG GACCAGAGTATGAACCCGATGACAAGAACACCACCTATacatccacctccaccctcGACCGCCGCACCCCTTACCAATCCACCTATCTGC TGGTGGGTGGCAGCACGTCCAGCAGTGTGTACAGTGACGGCACACTAGGCCGCCCGGGATACTCAATGCCACAGTTTTCTTCAGCCGGCAGTCAGGGATACAACTCACCAGCAGAAAACCCCTACAGTCCCAATCCTACCAG CAGTGGACTGGCTGGTACAATGGGACCTGGTGGCACTCCTCTAGAGGGTTTGTCTCTACCTCCCCAACCCTCACAGACTCTCCTAGGCAGTCTAGGGGGACCTTCAGGCTCATCACAATACAG CACAATAAATGGTGAGGGGAGCAACACTCTTGGGAAGCGGTCTGGCAATCCTCTTCGGAGCTTTAGTGTTCCAGCGCCTCCCCAATCAGCTCCCACAACACCTCAGCCTAAACACATTG TTGCTGTGCGACCTCAGGGCATCACAAGCCCCTTCAAGAAATCCTTAGTTCCAGGATCTTCTGGGCTGAGCAGCAGTGCTGGTCCTGCAGGACCCTCAGGACGCTGGACAGGTCCCTCAATGCGGGTGGACTCTTTGCCTGAACATGAA GAAGCCAATGAAGCCCTCCTTCATGGCTATTCAACAGAAGAATTGTCTCAGGAAATGGCCAACCTTGAGGGGCTCATGAAGGACCTCTCCGCCATCACTGCCAACCAGTTCAATTGCTAA